The following proteins are encoded in a genomic region of Burkholderia cepacia:
- a CDS encoding cyclase family protein, whose protein sequence is MKATLARLALAAILPFAAAQAAHAAPSAPGADWYPSVYGANDEIGAANLLTPDVIKQAVGLVKAGKTYPLAVPVDKNLPAFRHRSFRLYNVQVGQQAGKSLGPNKFTFNDELVNAWTGVGTQLNGIGHIGIDNVYYNGNQAADFVTVDGVKKLGVEKVPPIVTRGVVLDMTAYYGKPIVPGGTEFTVADIQAVLKKQGLTLRKGDVVLFNTGWLELIGKDNKQFLEVEPGIGMAAAKWLADQGIVAFGGDTWASEVYPNPHTQDEFPINQYMLAKRGIYNLELIDSRALVRDKAWEFLFVLGQPLYVGSTQVNINPVAIR, encoded by the coding sequence ATGAAAGCAACGCTCGCCCGGCTCGCGCTCGCCGCGATCCTGCCGTTCGCGGCCGCGCAGGCGGCCCACGCCGCGCCGTCCGCACCGGGTGCCGACTGGTATCCGTCCGTCTATGGCGCGAACGACGAAATCGGCGCGGCCAACCTGCTGACGCCCGACGTCATCAAGCAGGCCGTCGGCCTCGTGAAGGCCGGCAAGACCTATCCGCTGGCCGTGCCGGTGGACAAGAACCTGCCGGCGTTCCGCCATCGCAGCTTCCGCCTGTACAACGTGCAGGTCGGCCAGCAGGCCGGCAAGAGCCTCGGCCCGAACAAGTTCACGTTCAACGACGAGCTCGTCAACGCGTGGACCGGCGTCGGCACGCAGCTCAACGGCATCGGCCACATCGGCATCGACAACGTGTACTACAACGGCAACCAGGCGGCCGATTTCGTGACCGTCGACGGCGTGAAGAAGCTCGGCGTCGAGAAGGTGCCGCCGATCGTCACGCGCGGCGTCGTGCTCGACATGACCGCCTACTACGGCAAGCCGATCGTGCCGGGCGGCACCGAGTTCACAGTCGCCGACATCCAGGCCGTGCTGAAGAAGCAGGGGCTGACGCTGCGCAAGGGCGACGTCGTGCTGTTCAACACCGGCTGGCTGGAGCTGATCGGCAAGGACAACAAGCAGTTCCTCGAAGTCGAGCCCGGTATCGGCATGGCAGCCGCGAAGTGGCTGGCCGACCAGGGAATCGTCGCGTTCGGCGGCGATACGTGGGCGTCGGAGGTCTATCCGAATCCGCACACGCAGGACGAATTCCCGATCAACCAGTACATGCTCGCGAAGCGCGGCATCTACAACCTGGAGCTGATCGACAGCCGTGCACTGGTGCGCGACAAGGCGTGGGAATTCCTGTTCGTGCTCGGCCAGCCGCTGTACGTCGGCTCCACGCAGGTCAACATCAACCCGGTCGCGATCCGCTGA
- the dkgB gene encoding 2,5-didehydrogluconate reductase DkgB — MSKIPAFGLGTFRLQGQVVIDSVRNGLDVGYRAIDTAQIYGNEAEVGEAIAASGVRREDLFLTTKIWVDNYAPEKLVASLEESLRKLRTDTVDLTLIHWPAPGNGVSIQAFMTALADAKAKGLTRQIGISNFNIELTKEAIAAVGKDAIATNQIELSPYLQNRKLVEFLNAEGIHVTSYMTLAYGKVLGDPVIGAIAQRHNATPAQVALAWALQLGYSVIPSSTKRENLASNLLAQTLRLTDDDMALIAALERNGREVDPAGLAPKWD, encoded by the coding sequence ATGAGCAAGATTCCCGCATTCGGCCTCGGTACTTTCCGCCTGCAAGGCCAGGTTGTCATCGACTCGGTCCGCAACGGCCTCGACGTCGGCTACCGCGCGATCGACACCGCGCAGATCTACGGCAACGAAGCCGAAGTCGGCGAAGCGATCGCCGCATCGGGCGTGCGCCGCGAGGACCTGTTCCTGACCACGAAAATCTGGGTCGACAACTACGCCCCGGAAAAGCTGGTCGCAAGCCTGGAAGAAAGCCTGCGCAAGCTGCGTACCGACACCGTCGACCTGACGCTGATCCACTGGCCGGCCCCGGGCAACGGCGTGTCGATCCAGGCGTTCATGACGGCGCTGGCCGACGCAAAGGCGAAGGGCCTTACGCGCCAGATCGGCATCTCGAACTTCAACATCGAACTGACCAAGGAAGCGATCGCGGCCGTCGGCAAGGATGCGATCGCGACGAACCAGATCGAACTGAGCCCGTACCTGCAGAACCGCAAGCTCGTCGAATTCCTGAACGCCGAAGGCATCCACGTGACGTCGTACATGACGCTCGCGTACGGCAAGGTGCTCGGCGACCCGGTGATCGGCGCGATCGCGCAGCGTCACAACGCCACGCCGGCGCAAGTCGCACTCGCCTGGGCGCTGCAGCTCGGCTACTCGGTGATTCCGTCGTCGACGAAACGCGAGAACCTCGCAAGCAACCTGCTCGCGCAGACGCTGCGCCTGACCGACGACGACATGGCGCTGATCGCCGCGCTCGAACGCAACGGCCGCGAAGTCGACCCGGCCGGCCTCGCGCCGAAGTGGGACTAA
- a CDS encoding DUF3455 domain-containing protein has protein sequence MPSSSPTRDMLLAVAAGLSLTAFTAPAQADEAAGLTPPAPATPVLATTATGAQIYSCEYDADHRLAWAFQRPEAMLFDGSGTLVVRHGAGPSWEALDGSRITGKKLAEAPSASPASIPQLLLAATPAATGTLAGVRFVQRLDTAGGTPPAATCATEHAVGRFPYFARYVFLK, from the coding sequence ATGCCAAGCAGCTCCCCGACACGCGACATGCTGCTGGCCGTTGCGGCCGGTCTTTCCCTGACGGCGTTCACCGCGCCCGCGCAGGCTGACGAGGCCGCCGGCCTCACGCCGCCGGCGCCGGCCACGCCGGTGCTGGCGACCACCGCGACCGGCGCGCAGATCTACTCGTGCGAATACGATGCCGACCACCGGCTCGCGTGGGCCTTCCAGCGCCCGGAAGCGATGCTGTTCGACGGCAGCGGCACGCTCGTCGTGCGGCACGGCGCGGGGCCGTCGTGGGAAGCGCTGGACGGCAGCCGCATTACCGGCAAGAAACTCGCCGAAGCGCCGAGCGCGAGCCCGGCCAGCATTCCGCAACTGCTGCTCGCGGCGACGCCGGCCGCCACGGGCACGCTCGCCGGCGTGCGCTTCGTGCAACGGCTCGACACGGCGGGCGGCACGCCGCCGGCCGCGACGTGCGCGACCGAGCATGCGGTCGGCCGCTTTCCGTACTTCGCGCGCTACGTGTTCCTGAAGTGA
- a CDS encoding LLM class oxidoreductase yields MSTSLDKLADGGFSVGIELPLDNDWSPAGDAKRQHQGRRPGVPDLEIHAELAQLADTLGFRALWVRDVPVYDPSFGDAAQVFETFSYLGYLAGITNDILLGTAAVVLPLREPLLTLKSAATIQELSGGRLMLGVASGDRPVEYPLFGRDFATRGANFRDQVALLRDGARGHLPPGLDVLPAARSPVPLLVAGLAQQTPAWIGEHMDGCLAYPGTPADHAQRAANWRAVAGDKPYVSFIHLDLAEDPHEPLQRHRFGARAGRHALTEELAAMRDAGVRHIGLHFRRNRRPLDETMAEIASDVLPEFHPKTNAQTRAA; encoded by the coding sequence ATGTCCACTTCACTCGACAAACTCGCCGACGGCGGCTTCAGCGTCGGCATCGAGCTGCCGCTCGACAACGACTGGTCGCCGGCCGGCGACGCGAAGCGCCAGCACCAGGGCCGCCGCCCCGGCGTGCCCGACCTGGAGATCCACGCGGAGCTCGCGCAGCTGGCCGACACGCTCGGCTTCCGCGCGCTCTGGGTGCGCGACGTGCCGGTGTACGACCCGTCGTTCGGCGACGCCGCGCAGGTGTTCGAAACGTTCTCGTATCTCGGCTACCTCGCCGGCATCACGAACGACATCCTGCTCGGCACGGCGGCCGTCGTGCTGCCGCTGCGCGAGCCGCTGCTGACGCTGAAATCGGCCGCGACGATCCAGGAACTGAGCGGCGGGCGCCTGATGCTCGGCGTCGCGAGCGGCGACCGGCCGGTCGAATATCCGCTGTTCGGCCGCGACTTCGCGACGCGCGGCGCGAATTTCCGCGATCAGGTCGCGCTACTGCGCGACGGCGCGCGCGGACACCTGCCGCCCGGCCTCGACGTGCTGCCGGCCGCCCGTTCGCCGGTGCCGCTGCTCGTCGCGGGTCTCGCGCAGCAGACGCCCGCGTGGATCGGCGAGCACATGGACGGCTGCCTCGCGTATCCGGGCACGCCTGCCGACCACGCGCAGCGCGCCGCGAACTGGCGCGCGGTGGCCGGCGACAAGCCATACGTGAGCTTCATCCATCTCGACCTCGCGGAAGATCCGCACGAGCCGCTGCAGCGCCACCGCTTCGGCGCCCGTGCCGGCCGCCACGCGCTGACGGAAGAACTCGCGGCGATGCGAGACGCGGGCGTGCGGCACATCGGCCTGCATTTCCGCCGCAACCGCCGCCCGCTCGACGAGACGATGGCCGAGATCGCGTCGGACGTGCTGCCCGAATTCCATCCGAAGACGAACGCGCAGACGCGCGCCGCATAA
- a CDS encoding MoaF-related domain-containing protein, translating to MNASTQRPPFAGKTFEVRYDGLTALNAYDEDGLHMRYEITEGPYAGAKGEVEYTWQPVAGDTYAISWQEADRATVVHIDDFAAGTSRSFFTASSLDFYRLEGSLHAV from the coding sequence ATGAACGCATCGACCCAACGTCCGCCGTTCGCCGGCAAGACATTCGAAGTCCGTTACGACGGCCTCACCGCGCTCAACGCGTACGACGAGGACGGCCTCCACATGCGCTACGAGATCACCGAAGGCCCGTACGCGGGCGCGAAGGGTGAAGTCGAATACACATGGCAGCCCGTCGCCGGCGACACCTACGCGATCTCGTGGCAGGAAGCCGACCGCGCGACGGTCGTGCACATCGACGATTTCGCCGCCGGCACGTCGCGCTCGTTCTTCACCGCGTCGTCGCTCGATTTCTACCGCCTCGAAGGCAGCCTGCACGCGGTCTGA
- a CDS encoding NCS2 family permease, translating into MSDTPVQPTVDVGSAETDFGTKGVIDRYFGISSRGSTQRTEIVAGVTTFLAMVYSVFVVPGMFGKAGFDTSAVFVAVCLTTAFGSLLMGLWAKLPIAIGCAISLTAFTAFGLVLGKGLHPTVALGAVFLMGLVFTGISVTGVRSWILRNLPAGVAHGTGIGIGLFLLLIASNDVGLVIKNPGAGLPVSLGQITALPVIMSVVGLAAIFGLEKRRVPGGILLVVIAISIFGLIFDPAVKYHGIFALPSLSAPGHASLIGAMDIKGALSMAVLPSVLALVMTAVFDATGTIRAVAGQAGQLDENGRIINGGRALTADSISSIFSGFLGGAPAAAYIESSVGVAAGAKTGLAAAVVGLLFLVVMFFSPLAGLVPSYATAPALMYVGLLMLGSVSKLHMDDMVDAMSGLVCAVFIVLTANIVTGIMLGFSTLVIGRIASGEFRKLNVGTVLIAAVLVTFYLGGWAI; encoded by the coding sequence ATGAGTGATACCCCGGTGCAGCCGACGGTCGACGTCGGCTCGGCAGAAACGGACTTTGGCACCAAGGGAGTCATCGACCGGTACTTCGGCATTTCGTCGCGCGGCAGCACGCAACGCACCGAGATCGTTGCCGGCGTCACCACCTTCCTCGCGATGGTCTATTCCGTGTTCGTCGTGCCCGGCATGTTCGGCAAGGCGGGCTTCGACACGAGCGCCGTGTTCGTCGCGGTCTGCCTCACCACCGCGTTCGGCTCGCTGCTGATGGGCCTGTGGGCGAAGCTGCCGATCGCGATCGGCTGCGCGATCTCGCTGACCGCGTTCACCGCGTTCGGCCTGGTCCTCGGCAAGGGCCTGCATCCGACGGTCGCGCTCGGCGCCGTGTTCCTGATGGGCCTCGTGTTCACTGGCATCTCGGTCACCGGCGTGCGTTCGTGGATCCTGCGCAACCTGCCCGCGGGCGTCGCGCACGGCACGGGCATCGGCATCGGCCTGTTCCTGCTGCTGATCGCGTCGAACGATGTCGGCCTCGTGATCAAGAACCCGGGCGCCGGCCTGCCGGTCTCGCTCGGCCAGATCACCGCACTCCCCGTCATCATGTCGGTCGTCGGCCTTGCCGCGATCTTCGGCCTCGAGAAGCGTCGCGTGCCGGGCGGCATCCTGCTCGTCGTGATCGCGATCTCGATCTTCGGCCTGATCTTCGATCCGGCCGTGAAGTACCACGGCATCTTCGCGCTGCCGTCGCTGAGCGCACCGGGCCACGCATCGCTGATCGGCGCGATGGACATCAAGGGCGCCCTGTCGATGGCCGTGCTGCCGAGCGTGCTGGCGCTGGTGATGACTGCCGTGTTCGACGCGACCGGCACGATCCGCGCCGTCGCCGGACAAGCCGGCCAGCTCGACGAGAACGGCCGCATCATCAACGGCGGCCGCGCACTGACCGCCGATTCGATCAGCTCGATCTTCTCCGGTTTCCTCGGCGGCGCACCGGCGGCGGCCTACATCGAGTCGAGCGTCGGCGTGGCCGCCGGCGCGAAGACGGGCCTCGCGGCCGCCGTCGTCGGCCTGCTGTTCCTCGTCGTGATGTTCTTCTCGCCGCTCGCGGGCCTCGTGCCGTCGTACGCCACCGCACCGGCGCTGATGTACGTCGGCCTGCTGATGCTCGGCAGCGTGAGCAAGCTGCACATGGACGACATGGTCGATGCGATGTCGGGCCTTGTGTGCGCGGTGTTCATCGTGCTGACCGCGAACATCGTGACGGGCATCATGCTCGGCTTCTCGACGCTCGTGATCGGCCGCATCGCCAGCGGCGAATTCCGCAAGCTCAACGTCGGCACCGTGCTCATCGCGGCCGTGCTCGTCACCTTCTATCTCGGCGGCTGGGCCATCTGA
- a CDS encoding LysR family transcriptional regulator — MTRIRNPLNIAQLQAFVSAAHLKSLRAAARELGVTQPAITHTIRELETALNAELLARSVRGVELTACGQALLPRAEQLLGDIRRTVEAVEHVKGEMSGRVAVGTMPSIALTALPHAVTAFRQSMPNVSLHLEEVTVPDALAQLRNGTLDIAAMHHVPALDRDFTQSPLLSTEFTIVMRDGHPLAHARRLEELLDAEWIVTVGAEQFPHSVMVGMFEAHGLPLPKRLLRSPMSFAVTLGLVARSDVIGCFTRPLAEMVAPLGIRTAELEESMPRFDLSIIARRDLLPTPAVTQFVTCLQRAVNETLG, encoded by the coding sequence ATGACTCGCATCCGCAACCCCCTGAACATCGCGCAGCTCCAGGCGTTCGTCTCCGCCGCGCACCTCAAGAGCCTGCGCGCCGCCGCGCGCGAACTCGGCGTCACGCAGCCCGCGATCACGCACACGATCCGCGAACTCGAAACGGCGCTCAACGCGGAGCTGCTCGCGCGCAGCGTGCGCGGCGTCGAGCTGACCGCGTGCGGTCAGGCGCTGCTGCCGCGCGCCGAGCAACTGCTCGGCGACATCCGCCGCACGGTCGAGGCCGTCGAGCACGTGAAAGGCGAGATGTCGGGGCGCGTCGCGGTCGGCACGATGCCGTCGATCGCGCTGACCGCGCTGCCACATGCGGTCACGGCCTTCCGCCAGTCGATGCCGAACGTGAGCCTGCATCTGGAGGAAGTGACGGTACCCGACGCGCTCGCGCAGTTGCGCAACGGCACGCTCGACATCGCTGCAATGCACCATGTGCCCGCGCTCGACCGCGATTTCACGCAATCGCCGCTGCTGTCGACCGAATTCACGATCGTGATGCGCGACGGTCACCCGCTCGCGCATGCGCGCCGTCTAGAGGAACTGCTCGATGCCGAGTGGATCGTCACCGTCGGCGCCGAGCAGTTTCCGCACAGCGTGATGGTCGGGATGTTCGAGGCGCACGGGCTGCCGCTGCCGAAACGTCTGCTGCGCTCGCCGATGTCGTTCGCGGTGACGCTCGGGCTCGTCGCGCGCTCGGACGTGATCGGCTGCTTCACGCGCCCGCTGGCCGAGATGGTCGCGCCGCTCGGCATCCGCACGGCCGAACTCGAAGAAAGCATGCCGCGCTTCGACCTGTCGATCATCGCGCGGCGCGACCTGCTGCCTACGCCCGCCGTCACGCAATTCGTCACGTGCCTGCAACGCGCGGTCAACGAAACGCTCGGCTGA
- a CDS encoding alkene reductase yields MTQDPLFQPLQFGALTLPNRIVMPPMTRSRASQPGDEANELMAAYYAQRASAGLIVSEGTYIAPLGKGYAWTPGIHTPSQVAGWRKVTDAVHAAHGRIFAQLWHVGRLSHTSLLGGAQPVSSSPIQAKGVNVFVAGEDGSTPGFVQASEPRALSVDEIRGIVDQYRAAARNAIEASFDGVELHGANGYLVNQFIDSNANTRTDQYGGSLENRLRFLREVTQALIDGTGDASRVGIRLAPLTTLNGCVDDDPETTYLAAATLLGELGVGYLHIAEADWDDAPLMPVAFKQQLRAAYPGVLIYAGAYTAERAREAIAAGWADLVAFGRPFVANPDLPERLRTGATLTPHDRNTLFGGGAQGLTDYPTLAQAAA; encoded by the coding sequence ATGACCCAAGACCCGCTTTTCCAACCGCTGCAATTCGGCGCGCTGACGCTGCCGAACCGCATCGTGATGCCGCCGATGACGCGTTCGCGCGCCAGCCAGCCGGGCGACGAAGCCAACGAACTGATGGCCGCGTATTACGCGCAGCGCGCGAGTGCGGGCCTGATCGTCAGCGAAGGCACCTACATCGCGCCGCTCGGCAAGGGCTACGCATGGACGCCCGGCATTCACACGCCGTCGCAAGTCGCCGGTTGGCGCAAGGTGACGGACGCCGTGCATGCCGCGCACGGCCGCATCTTCGCGCAGCTGTGGCACGTCGGCCGGTTGAGCCACACGAGCCTGCTCGGCGGCGCGCAACCCGTCTCGTCGTCGCCGATCCAGGCGAAGGGCGTGAACGTGTTCGTCGCCGGTGAAGACGGCAGCACACCGGGCTTCGTGCAGGCATCCGAGCCGCGCGCACTGTCCGTCGACGAAATCCGCGGGATCGTCGACCAGTACCGCGCCGCCGCGCGCAACGCGATCGAGGCCAGCTTCGACGGCGTCGAGCTGCACGGCGCGAATGGCTACCTCGTGAACCAGTTCATCGATTCGAACGCGAACACGCGTACCGACCAATACGGCGGCTCGCTGGAGAACCGGCTGCGCTTCCTGCGTGAAGTCACGCAGGCGCTGATCGACGGCACCGGCGACGCATCGCGTGTCGGCATCCGCCTTGCGCCGCTGACCACGCTGAACGGCTGCGTCGACGACGATCCGGAAACGACCTACCTCGCGGCCGCGACGCTGCTCGGCGAACTCGGCGTCGGCTACCTGCACATCGCGGAAGCCGACTGGGACGACGCGCCGCTGATGCCGGTCGCATTCAAGCAGCAACTGCGCGCCGCCTACCCGGGCGTGCTGATCTACGCCGGCGCGTACACCGCCGAGCGCGCACGCGAAGCGATCGCCGCCGGCTGGGCCGACCTCGTCGCCTTCGGCCGCCCGTTCGTCGCGAACCCCGACCTGCCCGAGCGCCTGCGCACCGGCGCCACGCTCACGCCGCACGACCGCAACACGCTGTTCGGCGGCGGCGCACAGGGCCTGACCGACTATCCGACGCTCGCGCAAGCCGCGGCGTAA